The following is a genomic window from Sutcliffiella horikoshii.
CAAGGCGATTATATACATAATTCATTCTCTTCTGATACTGTGTTTTCATAACATCTGCATCATTTATCCCTGCAGTTAATGCTTGCAATGCTGCGTATTGCGAGACGGAGCTTGCGCAAGAAACATTGTACTGATGCACTTTTAGCATCTGTTTCATGACAAATTCAGGACCGAAAACAAGGCCTATTCTCCAACCTGTCATGGAATGAGATTTGGATACTCCATTGATGACGATGGTTTTCTCTCTCATGCCGGGTAGAGTGGCGATGGATTGGTGGCTGCCCTCAAAAACAAGTTCACTATAAATTTCATCTGACAAAATAAAAATATCCTTGTCCTGCAACAAGTCTGCAATTTTTCTTAATTCCGTTTCTGATATTGCTGCACCAGTCGGATTAGAAGGATAGGGCAGAATGATACAACGGGTTTTATCGGTAATGTTTTTTTCTATTAATTCTGCCGTTAATTGAAAATCAGTTTCTCTTGTATCAATATGAACAGGGGTTGCACCGCATAATTTGATAATGGGTTCGTAACCTGGATAGACTGGTCCAGGTAGGATAACTTGGGTACCGGGTTCTAATATGGTACGAAAAGCAATATCAATTCCTTGGCTTGCGCCTATGGAAACGATCACCTCAGAATCAGGATCATAATCCATATTGTATTTCTTTTTAACAAAGTCACTTGCAGCCTTACGGAGTTCAGGAATACCAGCATTTGGAGTATAAACGGTTTTATTCATTTCGATTGCAGCTTTGCCGGCTTCTTTTACATGTGTTGGAGTAGGGAAATCTGGTTGCCCGATGGTAAGTGAAAGTACATCATCATATTTTGCTACAAGGTTGAAAAACTTGCGAATGCCTGAAATTTCAATATCTCGCACATTCGAGTTGATTAGATGTTCCATATAAATTGCCC
Proteins encoded in this region:
- a CDS encoding aminotransferase A, which translates into the protein MEHLINSNVRDIEISGIRKFFNLVAKYDDVLSLTIGQPDFPTPTHVKEAGKAAIEMNKTVYTPNAGIPELRKAASDFVKKKYNMDYDPDSEVIVSIGASQGIDIAFRTILEPGTQVILPGPVYPGYEPIIKLCGATPVHIDTRETDFQLTAELIEKNITDKTRCIILPYPSNPTGAAISETELRKIADLLQDKDIFILSDEIYSELVFEGSHQSIATLPGMREKTIVINGVSKSHSMTGWRIGLVFGPEFVMKQMLKVHQYNVSCASSVSQYAALQALTAGINDADVMKTQYQKRMNYVYNRLVNMGLEVVKPDGAFYLFPSIQKFNIKSFDFALKLVEEAGVAVVPGSAFSELGEGYVRLSYAYDMQTLEKAMDRMERFLNNF